AGATCCTGACCGAAACGCTGGTGACGCTTTTGGCGCCCGTGCTGTCGTTCACCGCTGAAGAGACGCAGCGCGTGCTGACGCCGAACCATAGCGTGTTCGAGAACGCATGGCCCGATCTTACGCGCTTTGCCAACGCAGATCTCATCAAAGAATTCGAGCAGCTGAAGCAGGTTCGTGCCGAGGTCAATACTGCGATTGAGCCGATGCGCAAGGCCGGCGAAGTGGGCTCAGACGTTGAAGTTGAGGTCGAAATACCGCAACAGGCCGAAGAGGGCACGCTGCTGCGCTTTCTTGGGGTATCAAGCGTCAAGACCGGCGCCAGCGCCCTGAAGGTGCGTAAATCCGCCAAGCCTAAGTGCCCGCGCTGCTGGCTGCACCGCGACCTCAGGGCCAGCGGGTTGTGCGAGCGTTGCGACGCAGTCGTTAACGCGTAGGCGATGGCCGGGCGGCTACAGGTCTTTGCTGTCGCGCTGCATGATGGCAGCAACAGCCTGCAAAGTGCGGCTTCTGAGCAAGGTACTCGAAATACCCTGTGTGCGCGGCAGTATCGCCAGCCGTCTCTCGCTGATCTTGTTGGAGTTGTCGTGGCCATGCACCAAAAGGTCAATCTTGTGCTGGTCGAGAAATGACTCTTCAATCAGCCAGGGGCTGGGTACCACTTCGTCCACGTAACGCAGTGCCTCGAGCACCTCTTTGCGCTCTTCAAATCGTAGTTCGGGGTCGTATCCCTTCTTGGTACGAATTTCGTCGTCCGTTGTGAGGGCAACGACCACGTGTCCCAGTTCTTTCGCTTTTTTCAGCAGGCGCACGTGGCCATGGTGTATCAGTGTGGCCGACATATCGACCATGATGCGTTTCATGGTTTGTAGTTGAAGGTCGCAATGGCCAGTAAACCGATTTGGTTTGTAAAAATGCCTGTGGTAAATACGATTGACAATCTGACCAATATGACCTAAACTGTCAGGATGGCGAATTCAACTGCGGCGGTATCTGAATTCAAAGCACACTTAAGCGAATATTTGCGCCACGTGCAGAATGGCGACGAGATCACGATTCTCGACCATAAGCGGCCGATTGCGAGAGTGGTACCAATAGAGAAGGAGTCATTGAGAGACCGGTTGGGAATTATTCCCGCCAAAAAGAAAAAGTTTCGCGATATCAGACCCAAAGGAATAAAGCTGGATATCGACCCGGCGCAATATGTCATTGAAGATCGCGAAGACCGTTTACCTTGACGCGTCTTCAGCCCTGCGCTGGATTCTGAACACACCGGATACCACTGCCGGCTTTGGCGAATGGGATATCGCGGGTTCAAGTGTTCTTTTTGAGGTGGAATGCTGCCGAACGCTGGAGCGGCTGCTCAATGAGAGAAAAATGACTCCGGAACAATACGCCGCCGCCGCCAGCCAGCTGCAGGACCTGTGGGATTCAATGGAAAAAATTCCCGTTAAAGAAGATGTAATTGCTCTGGCAAAACAGCGTTTCGTTGCCCCGATGAAGACGCTGGACGCCCTCCATGCCGCGAGCGCCCAGCTTTGGAGCAGGGCGCTGGACAAAGAGGTCATGGTGATCTCACATGACAAGAAATTGAACCTCATCGCTAAATCCCTCGGACTCAAAACATTGGAATCAAAATGAAACAGAAAATCTTTATCACCACCCCGATCTACTACGTGAATGCCCGGCCGCATATCGGCCATGCGTACACGACAATCGCCTGCGACACGTGGGCGCGTTACCAGCGCCTCGCCGGGAAAGAAGTGTTCTTTCTGACCGGCACCGACGAGCACGGGGACAAGATCGTCAAAGCTGCTGCAGCCGAGGGCAAAACTCCCGGGGCGTACTGCGACGAAATTTCGGGTGCGTTCAAATCAGCCTGGCAGAAGCTGGGGCTCACCCCCGACGACTTCATTCGCACCACCGAACCGCGCCACAAGGCAGTCGTGCAGCAGATTCTGCAGAAGATCTACGACGCGGGTGACATCTATGCCGGTGAGTACACCGGCAAATACTGCTTCGGCTGCGAGCGCTATCTCACAGACAAAGAGCTGAACGAGAAGGGCGAATGCGCCACCCACCTGGCCGTGCCGCAGGTCATTTCAGAGAAAAACTACTTCTTTCGGATGCAGAAGTACCTGCCCATCTGGAAGGCGGAGCTTCAACAAAACCCCTCTCACGTGGAACCACAGGGCTTTCGAAACGAAGTTTTGGGCACTATAGATGAACTCATCAAGAACGGCGAAGATCTTTCGATCTCACGCCCCAAGACGCGTTTGGAGTGGGGAATCGAGATCCCGTTTGACAAAGATTATGTCACCTACGTTTGGTTCGATGCGCTGATCAACTATGTGACTGCTGCAGGATATCCAGTCCCCCTTCGACAAGCTCAGGGTGACAAAGACTCCGCGGTCGTCCTGAGCCCGTCGAAGGGCGCCGCGGGAAATTCATTCAATGAGCTGTGGGCTAACTCATACCACATGATCGCCAAAGACATCGTGAAACCCCATGGTGTCTACTGGCCGACGATGCTCATCGCCGCGGGCATCCCGGTCTATAAGCGCCTCTCAGTGCACGGCTACTGGCTCGGCTTCGCCGACCAGAAGATGTCGAAAAGCCTGGGCAACGCGAAAGACCCGCTCGAGCTGGCGGGCAAGATCGGCAACGATGCGCTGCGTTTTTTTCTGATGCGCGAAATGAATTTCGGTTCTGACGCGCGCTTCTCTGAAGAGATCATGATCAACCGCCTCAACGCCAACCTCGCGAACGATCTCGGCAACCTCGTGCAGCGCACGCTCTCAATGCTCAAAAAATACGAGTGCGGCCCAAACCCTGCCTCGGCGCCACATGCGAGCGCTGCGGGTATCGATGCCTCGCTAAAAACCTTGAAGGCGGATTACATAAAGTACTTCGAGAACTTCGAATTCCACAATGCAATCGAAGCGGTGTTCACGGTTATCCGCAGTCTCAACAAGGTCGTCGACGACTACAAACCCTGGTCGCTTGCAAAAGAGAACATGGCAGAGTGTGCGTTGCTGCTCAACACGCTGTTCAGGGCGATTAGTGTGGTACTCATCTATCTAAAGCCGGTTCTACCTGAAAAGACCGAAGCGCTGTTGCCGCTCTTGGGTGTGACGACCGAACAAAGTTACCCTGAGTCTTTGGTTGAAGTGAAATTTCCA
The sequence above is a segment of the Turneriella parva DSM 21527 genome. Coding sequences within it:
- a CDS encoding adenylyltransferase/cytidyltransferase family protein; protein product: MKRIMVDMSATLIHHGHVRLLKKAKELGHVVVALTTDDEIRTKKGYDPELRFEERKEVLEALRYVDEVVPSPWLIEESFLDQHKIDLLVHGHDNSNKISERRLAILPRTQGISSTLLRSRTLQAVAAIMQRDSKDL
- a CDS encoding type II toxin-antitoxin system Phd/YefM family antitoxin — its product is MANSTAAVSEFKAHLSEYLRHVQNGDEITILDHKRPIARVVPIEKESLRDRLGIIPAKKKKFRDIRPKGIKLDIDPAQYVIEDREDRLP
- a CDS encoding type II toxin-antitoxin system VapC family toxin, with the protein product MSLKIAKTVYLDASSALRWILNTPDTTAGFGEWDIAGSSVLFEVECCRTLERLLNERKMTPEQYAAAASQLQDLWDSMEKIPVKEDVIALAKQRFVAPMKTLDALHAASAQLWSRALDKEVMVISHDKKLNLIAKSLGLKTLESK
- the metG gene encoding methionine--tRNA ligase; this encodes MKQKIFITTPIYYVNARPHIGHAYTTIACDTWARYQRLAGKEVFFLTGTDEHGDKIVKAAAAEGKTPGAYCDEISGAFKSAWQKLGLTPDDFIRTTEPRHKAVVQQILQKIYDAGDIYAGEYTGKYCFGCERYLTDKELNEKGECATHLAVPQVISEKNYFFRMQKYLPIWKAELQQNPSHVEPQGFRNEVLGTIDELIKNGEDLSISRPKTRLEWGIEIPFDKDYVTYVWFDALINYVTAAGYPVPLRQAQGDKDSAVVLSPSKGAAGNSFNELWANSYHMIAKDIVKPHGVYWPTMLIAAGIPVYKRLSVHGYWLGFADQKMSKSLGNAKDPLELAGKIGNDALRFFLMREMNFGSDARFSEEIMINRLNANLANDLGNLVQRTLSMLKKYECGPNPASAPHASAAGIDASLKTLKADYIKYFENFEFHNAIEAVFTVIRSLNKVVDDYKPWSLAKENMAECALLLNTLFRAISVVLIYLKPVLPEKTEALLPLLGVTTEQSYPESLVEVKFPEQKLDTWPMLFMRMELETPHPPTPSA